A window from Culex pipiens pallens isolate TS chromosome 3, TS_CPP_V2, whole genome shotgun sequence encodes these proteins:
- the LOC120426036 gene encoding uncharacterized protein LOC120426036 — translation MKNMENDEDLLISLELQNFMDASQKKQSDQQRPQRLINQQTKIKNPVNLIQVATPETGQVFGHPQPADLNRGRQMQQINQDLAQQLAISNSSQLAKVGSLGNLIQVATPETGQVFGHQQSDNSEQYRVKGATLSDLRKQRRRIQTNNEEVTASRQHRPISLNLTQQLTQVGSSGNLIQVASPGAGQVFVHQQSDDSEENTGRRQLRPSNQNLKQQLTQVGCSGNLIQVASPGVGQVFGHQQSDDSEQQQIKVEYHHGEVVARHQLRPSDQNLKQQLTQVGCSGNLIQVASPGAGQVFGHQQSDDSEENTGRRQLRPSDQNLKQQLAQVGSSGNLIQVASPGAGQVFGHQQSDDSEQQQVKVEVVARHQLRPSDQNLKQQLAQVGSSGNLIQVASPGAGQVFGHQQSDDSEQQQIKVEYHHGEVVARHQLRPSDQNLKQQLTQVGCSGNLIQVASPGAGQVFGHQQSDDSEENTGRRQLRPSDQNLKQQLAQVGSSGNLIQVASPGAGQVFGHQQSDDSEQQQIKVEYHHGEVVARHQLRPSDQNLEQQLAQFLRLPSPGTGQVFGHQQSDDSEENTGRRQLLPSDQNLKQQLAQVGSSGNLIQVASPGAGQVFGHQQSDDSEQQQVKVEVVARHQLRPSDQNLKQQLAQVGSSGNLIQVASPGAGQVFGHQQSDDSEQQQIKVEYHHGEVVARHQLRPSDQNLKQQLTQVGCSGNLIQVASPGTGQVFGHQQSDDSEENTGRRQLRPSDQNLKQQLAQVGSSGNLIQVASPGAGQVFGHQQSDDSEQQQVKVEVVARHQLRPSDQNLKQQLAQVGSSGNLIQVASPGTGQVFGHQQSDDSEENAGLDQHRVSHQNLTQQLAQVGSSGNLIQVASPGAGQVFGHQQSDDSEENAGLDQHRVSHQNLTQQLAQVGSSGNLIQVASPGTGQVFGHQQSDDSEENAGLDQHRPSHQNLKQQLAQVGSSGNLIQVASPGAGQVFGHQQSDDSEQQQVKVEVVARHQLRPSDQNLKQQLAQVGSSGNLIQVASPGTGQVFGHQQSDDSEENAGLDQHRVSHQNLTQQLAIINSSQLAQVGSSGNLIQVFTPGIAQATIQSQTAATPQNIYYIINGGGTEEPQTSASQRSPLFTPNLLKTLLTKSLEGLDILDKAKIGELSESRQNKLVKIIAEYHCNQKSKLTKSDLELYTLALTTLLPNEKENTYFIPRGGDRKNHGGKIANKIGNLKQAAKKDQGKENALANSLNGISGGESEDEEDICAETKWLLANCVPWTTVLDRWPASFVDRNRYLRNCIQVPKLLKDFPHYQEPCGYQLVDLDFERLFPDKSSGIDRLISICSELRPYIKKKAVDPSKIRLLQLLDSEDNDTKVYSLILILNTILPPITAGRKYKPTILGAQDDSILFAANEAEVRETVESLYAAYTAQGFPKVPKLVFLGTGPENFAGKFFVCCEPLQYEVNSAARAVDILIKLTAVFGFPFSKLSRLVWQFLSCTVYGLERKDTYSAITKVNRFLQTKQDDSMHD, via the exons ATGAAAAATATGGAGAACGATGAAGATCTGCTGATCTCATTAGAGTTACAAAATTTCATGGACG cTTCGCAGAAAAAACAATCCGATCAACAGAGACCGCAACGCTTAATTAATCAACAGACCAAGATCAAAAATCCGGTCAATCTGATCCAGGTTGCCACACCGGAAACTGGTCAAGTGTTTGGCCATCCGCAGCCGGCGGATTTAAACCGTGGCCGTCAAATGCAGCAGATTAACCAGGACCTGGCACAACAACTGGCCATTTCCAACAGTTCCCAGTTGGCCAAGGTCGGGAGCTTGGGCAACCTGATCCAGGTCGCCACACCGGAAACTGGTCAAgtttttggccatcagcagTCGGACAATTCCGAACAGTATCGAGTTAAAGGCGCGACTTTGTCTGATCTTCGGAAGCAGCGTAGAAGGATTCAAACCAACAACGAAGAGGTCACCGCGAGCCGGCAACACAGGCCAATTAGCCTGAACCTGACACAGCAGCTGACCCAGGTCGGGAGTTCGGGCAATCTGATCCAGGTTGCCTCGCCGGGAGCTGGTCAGGTGTTTGTCCATCAGCAGTCGGACGATTCCGAAGAG AACACCGGACGCCGTCAACTCCGGCCAAGTAACCAGAACCTGAAACAGCAGCTGACCCAGGTCGGATGCTCGGGCAATCTGATCCAGGTTGCCTCGCCGGGAGTTGGTCAGGTGTTTGGCCATCAGCAGTCGGACGATTCCGAACAACAACAAATAAAGGTTGAATACCATCACGGTGAGGTCGTCGCGCGCCATCAACTCCGGCCAAGTGACCAGAACCTGAAACAGCAGCTGACCCAGGTCGGGTGCTCGGGCAATCTGATCCAGGTTGCCTCGCCGGGAGCTGGTCAAGTGTTTGGCCATCAGCAGTCGGACGATTCCGAAGAG AACACCGGACGCCGTCAACTCCGGCCAAGTGACCAGAACCTGAAACAGCAGCTGGCCCAGGTCGGGAGCTCGGGCAATCTGATCCAGGTTGCCTCGCCGGGAGCTGGTCAGGTGTTTGGCCATCAGCAGTCGGACGATTCCGAACAACAACAAGTAAAGGTTGAGGTCGTCGCGCGCCATCAACTCCGGCCAAGTGACCAGAACCTGAAACAGCAGCTGGCCCAGGTCGGGAGCTCGGGCAATCTGATCCAGGTTGCCTCGCCGGGAGCTGGTCAAGTGTTTGGCCATCAGCAGTCGGACGATTCCGAACAACAACAAATAAAGGTTGAATACCATCACGGTGAGGTCGTCGCGCGCCATCAACTCCGGCCAAGTGACCAGAACCTGAAACAGCAGCTGACCCAGGTCGGGTGCTCGGGCAATCTGATCCAGGTTGCCTCGCCGGGAGCTGGTCAAGTGTTTGGCCATCAGCAGTCGGACGATTCCGAAGAG AACACCGGACGCCGTCAACTCCGGCCAAGTGACCAGAACCTGAAACAGCAGCTGGCCCAGGTCGGGAGCTCGGGCAATCTGATCCAGGTTGCCTCGCCGGGAGCTGGTCAGGTGTTTGGCCATCAGCAGTCGGACGATTCCGAACAACAACAAATAAAGGTTGAATACCATCACGGTGAGGTCGTCGCGCGCCATCAACTCCGGCCAAGTGACCAGAACCTGGAACAACAATTGGCCCAGTTCTTGAGGTTGCCTTCGCCGGGAACTGGTCAAGTGTTTGGCCATCAGCAGTCGGACGATTCCGAAGAG AACACCGGGCGCCGTCAACTCCTGCCAAGTGACCAGAACCTGAAACAGCAGCTGGCCCAGGTCGGGAGCTCGGGCAATCTGATCCAGGTTGCCTCGCCGGGAGCTGGTCAGGTGTTTGGCCATCAGCAGTCGGACGATTCCGAACAACAACAAGTAAAGGTTGAGGTCGTCGCGCGCCATCAACTCCGGCCAAGTGACCAGAACCTGAAACAGCAGCTGGCCCAGGTCGGGAGCTCGGGCAATCTGATCCAGGTTGCCTCGCCGGGAGCTGGTCAAGTGTTTGGCCATCAGCAGTCGGACGATTCCGAACAACAACAAATAAAGGTTGAATACCATCACGGTGAGGTCGTCGCGCGCCATCAACTCCGGCCAAGTGACCAGAACCTGAAACAGCAGCTGACCCAGGTCGGGTGCTCGGGCAATCTGATCCAGGTTGCCTCGCCGGGAACTGGTCAAGTGTTTGGCCATCAGCAGTCGGACGATTCCGAAGAG AACACCGGACGCCGTCAACTCCGGCCAAGTGACCAGAACCTGAAACAGCAGCTGGCCCAGGTCGGGAGCTCGGGCAATCTGATCCAGGTTGCCTCGCCGGGAGCTGGTCAGGTGTTTGGCCATCAGCAGTCGGACGATTCCGAACAACAACAAGTAAAGGTTGAGGTCGTCGCGCGCCATCAACTCCGGCCAAGTGACCAGAACCTGAAACAGCAGCTGGCCCAGGTCGGGAGCTCGGGCAATCTGATCCAGGTTGCCTCGCCGGGAACTGGTCAAGTGTTTGGCCATCAGCAGTCGGACGATTCCGAAGAG AACGCTGGGCTCGATCAACACCGGGTGAGTCACCAGAACCTGACACAGCAGCTGGCCCAGGTCGGGAGCTCGGGCAATCTGATCCAGGTTGCCTCGCCGGGAGCTGGTCAAGTGTTTGGCCATCAGCAGTCGGACGATTCCGAAGAG AACGCTGGGCTCGATCAACACCGGGTGAGTCACCAGAACCTGACACAGCAGCTGGCCCAGGTCGGGAGCTCGGGCAATCTGATCCAGGTTGCCTCGCCGGGAACTGGTCAAGTGTTTGGCCATCAGCAGTCGGACGATTCCGAAGAG AACGCTGGGCTCGATCAACACAGGCCGAGTCACCAGAACCTGAAACAGCAGCTGGCCCAGGTCGGGAGCTCGGGCAATCTGATCCAGGTTGCCTCGCCGGGAGCTGGTCAGGTGTTTGGCCATCAGCAGTCGGACGATTCCGAACAACAACAAGTAAAGGTTGAGGTCGTCGCGCGCCATCAACTCCGGCCAAGTGACCAGAACCTGAAACAGCAGCTGGCCCAGGTCGGGAGCTCGGGCAATCTGATCCAGGTTGCCTCGCCGGGAACTGGTCAAGTGTTTGGCCATCAGCAGTCGGACGATTCCGAAGAG AACGCTGGGCTCGATCAACACCGGGTGAGTCACCAGAACCTGACACAGCAGCTGGCCATCATCAACAGTTCCCAATTGGCTCAGGTCGGGAGCTCGGGCAATCTCATCCAGGTGTTTACACCGGGAATTGCTCAAGCTACAATCCAGTCTCAGACTGCGGCCACACCGCAGAATATATACTACATTATCAACGGCGGAGGGACGGAAGAACCACAAACGTCGGCTAGCCAGCGGTCACCGTTGTTCACTCCTAACCTTTTGAAAACTCTTTTGACCAAAAGCTTGGAAGGGCTAGACATTTTGGACAAAGCCAAGATAGGAGAGCTATCTGAATCAAGACAAAATAAACTCGTGAAGATCATTGCCGAATATCACTGCAATCAGAAATCGAAGCTTACCAAAAGTGACCTCGAGCTGTATACGTTGGCTCTAACCACGCTGCTACCGAACGAAAAAGAG AACACGTACTTCATTCCTCGTGGCGGGGATCGCAAGAACCACGGCGGAAAGATAGCTAATAAGATTGGCAACTTGAAGCAAGCTGCGAAGAAGGACCAGGGAAAGGAAAACGCCCTCGCGAACAGCCTAAACGGAATCTCTGGCGGCGAAAGCGAAGACGAGGAGGACATCTGTGCGGAAACGAAGTGGCTCCTGGCGAATTGCGTCCCATGGACCACGGTTCTAGATAGGTGGCCAGCCAGTTTCGTGGACCGCAACAGGTACCTTCGAAATTGTATACAGGTTCCGAAATTGCTGAAGGATTTCCCCCATTATCAGGAACCTTGCGGATATCAACTG GTCGACCTTGACTTCGAGCGTCTATTCCCGGACAAATCCAGCGGTATTGATCGATTAATTTCGATCTGCTCAGAGCTTCGCCCGTACATCAAAAAGAAGGCTGTCGATCCTTCTAAAATCAGGTTGCTTCAGCTTCTTGATAGTGAGGACAACG ATACCAAAGTCTACAGCCTCATACTGATTCTCAACACTATTCTACCACCAATTACGGCTGGGCGAAAATATAAGCCAACTATACTTGGTGCCCAAGACGATAGCATCTTGTTTGCTGCGAACGAAGCTGAGGTCCGCGAGACCGTTGAGTCACTGTACGCGGCGTACACAGCGCAGGGTTTCCCGAAGGTGCCAAAACTCGTGTTCTTAGGAACTGGACCGGAAAATTTTGCGGGGAAATTCTTCGTGTGCTGTGAACCGTTACAGTATGAAGTCAACTCAGCAGCAAGGGCGGTTGATATCCTTATAAAGTTAACCGCAGTTTTCGGTTTTCCTTTTTCGAAACTATCGCGTCTGGTGTGGCAATTTCTAAGCTGCACGGTTTACGGATTGGAGCGGAAAGATACGTACAGCGCCATCACTAAGGTCAACCGGTTTCTGCAAACTAAGCAAGATGATTCAATGCATGATTGA